Proteins from one Deinococcus sp. AB2017081 genomic window:
- a CDS encoding BCS1 and AAA domain-containing protein, translated as MDIPDIHTLWRDLHAAVTQTLATNQFAQGGVMIAALSALAVFARSLPGQLWHWLLGRYTITLDVQGDDAAFPWLAAWLAAQPVGHRLRHLGVVTRFNEQMGGQNLTLGIDRDGDEVNVRLVPLSGQVLVRVQGHWILARPLRTQRQGQNERLLGGFTHSLTLQMLSSSRHVIPQVLRGAYEFTAGKADGRVEIHVPEYQGWTLAERRAARSLDTLIYDGDLVGGLHADLSAFFADREWYAGMGIPYRRGYLLHGPPGNGKSSLVAALAGAFGLNVCVLNLATPDLSDDRLTSLLTNLPRRALLLLEDIDAVFVGREPRAPTVKLSFNGLLNALDGVAAGEGRVAFMTTNDLAGLDAALIRPGRADRHVLIGNATRAQVGGMLRRFWPTWTDADIALLLHGVPDGLLSMARVQEYLLERRADAEAVRRDWGELVGHGCPTRLRLLAG; from the coding sequence ATGGACATCCCCGACATCCACACCCTGTGGCGAGACCTGCACGCGGCCGTCACGCAGACCCTGGCGACCAACCAGTTCGCGCAGGGCGGCGTGATGATCGCCGCGCTGAGCGCGCTGGCGGTGTTCGCCCGCAGCCTGCCGGGCCAGCTCTGGCACTGGCTGCTGGGCCGATACACCATCACGCTGGACGTACAGGGCGACGACGCCGCGTTTCCGTGGCTGGCCGCGTGGCTCGCCGCGCAGCCGGTCGGGCACCGCCTGCGGCACCTGGGGGTGGTCACGCGCTTCAACGAACAGATGGGCGGCCAGAACCTGACCCTGGGCATCGACCGCGACGGCGACGAGGTCAACGTCCGGCTGGTGCCGCTGAGCGGGCAGGTGCTGGTGCGCGTGCAGGGCCACTGGATCCTGGCGCGTCCCCTGCGCACGCAGCGGCAGGGGCAGAACGAGCGGCTGCTGGGCGGCTTCACCCACAGCCTGACGTTGCAGATGCTGAGCAGCTCGCGCCATGTGATCCCGCAGGTGCTGCGCGGCGCGTACGAGTTCACCGCCGGGAAGGCCGACGGCCGCGTGGAGATCCACGTTCCCGAGTACCAGGGCTGGACGCTCGCCGAGCGCCGCGCGGCCCGCTCCCTGGACACCCTGATCTACGACGGCGACCTCGTGGGCGGCCTGCACGCCGACCTGAGCGCGTTCTTCGCCGACCGGGAATGGTACGCGGGCATGGGCATCCCGTACCGGCGCGGCTACCTGCTGCACGGCCCGCCCGGCAACGGCAAGAGCAGTCTGGTCGCCGCGCTGGCCGGCGCCTTCGGCCTGAACGTGTGCGTGCTGAACCTTGCCACGCCGGATCTGAGCGACGACCGCCTGACCAGCCTGCTGACCAACCTGCCCCGCCGCGCCCTGCTGCTGCTGGAGGACATCGACGCCGTGTTCGTGGGCCGCGAACCCCGTGCCCCCACCGTGAAGCTCTCCTTCAACGGCCTGCTGAACGCGCTGGACGGCGTCGCAGCTGGCGAAGGCCGCGTGGCCTTCATGACCACCAACGATCTGGCGGGCCTGGACGCCGCGCTGATCCGCCCCGGCCGCGCCGACCGGCATGTATTGATCGGCAACGCCACCCGTGCCCAGGTCGGCGGGATGCTGCGCCGCTTCTGGCCCACGTGGACGGACGCCGACATCGCCCTGCTGCTGCACGGCGTGCCGGACGGGCTGCTGAGCATGGCCCGCGTGCAGGAATACCTGCTGGAGCGCCGGGCCGATGCGGAGGCAGTGCGGCGGGACTGGGGGGAGCTGGTCGGGCACGGATGCCCCACGCGGTTGCGGCTGCTGGCGGGGTGA
- a CDS encoding AEC family transporter, whose amino-acid sequence MFQALSSVLFPVILVAGLGALLSSRFPIDQGTISRITLYLLSPALVLDVLLKTPVQVGEALHLGVAYAVTLLACLGLGWLCGLGRPGLTQRSYSASVGIWNSGNMGLPIALFAFGQAGFERATVLFLASFVGMYAVGPAVYSLGRGGMSALDAVKDILRLPAIWATVLGVALRLLHVPLPEGLTRGVSLLAQATLPMVLLALGLHLGAAGRPRVNARLWLASGARLIGGPVIALGVGRVLGLDAQNLAVLVLSASMPTAVNALLIAREYDADVETVAGVATLSTLLSVVTIAGVVTLLPTLTGAPLHP is encoded by the coding sequence ATGTTCCAGGCCCTCAGCAGCGTGTTGTTCCCCGTCATCCTGGTGGCCGGTCTGGGGGCGCTGCTCTCGTCGCGGTTTCCCATCGATCAGGGCACGATCTCGCGGATCACGCTGTACCTGCTGTCGCCGGCGCTGGTGCTGGACGTACTGCTGAAAACACCCGTACAGGTGGGCGAAGCGCTGCACCTGGGCGTGGCCTACGCGGTCACGCTGCTGGCGTGCCTGGGGCTGGGCTGGCTGTGCGGCCTGGGACGGCCGGGGCTGACGCAGCGCAGCTACAGCGCCAGTGTGGGCATCTGGAACAGCGGGAACATGGGGCTGCCCATCGCGCTGTTCGCGTTCGGACAGGCGGGCTTCGAGCGGGCCACGGTGCTGTTCCTGGCGTCGTTTGTAGGGATGTACGCGGTCGGGCCGGCGGTCTACAGCCTGGGCCGGGGCGGCATGAGTGCGCTGGACGCCGTGAAAGACATCCTGCGCCTGCCCGCCATCTGGGCGACCGTGCTGGGCGTGGCGCTGCGGCTGCTGCACGTGCCGCTGCCCGAGGGTCTGACGCGGGGCGTGTCGCTGCTGGCCCAGGCCACGCTGCCCATGGTGCTGCTCGCGCTGGGGCTGCATCTGGGGGCGGCCGGTCGCCCCCGCGTGAATGCGAGGCTGTGGCTCGCCAGCGGAGCGCGGCTGATCGGCGGCCCCGTGATCGCGCTGGGCGTGGGCCGGGTGCTGGGGCTGGACGCACAGAATCTGGCCGTGCTGGTGCTGTCGGCCAGCATGCCCACGGCAGTGAATGCCCTGCTGATCGCCCGCGAATACGACGCGGACGTCGAGACGGTCGCCGGGGTCGCCACGCTGAGCACGCTGCTGTCGGTGGTGACGATCGCAGGTGTGGTGACGCTGCTGCCCACGCTGACCGGGGCACCGCTGCACCCCTGA
- a CDS encoding DNA cytosine methyltransferase, translated as MTSHISLFSGAGGLDLGLETAGFRTLAAVEIDRTARATLAANTADRPIPPFIAADITTLDAADLLAATGLNRGEVMLVSGGPPCQPFSTAGRREALNDPRGSLFRDFLRMVEGIQPRFFVMENVRGLLSATLRHRPISARDGTPLTPDEERGSAFRVILDEFERIGYSFTYGLLNAADHGVPQMRQRVVILGSRDHEALSLPVPTHSETGAGGLPRWRTLRDALAGLDDPEPQFQPYSEARLQYLRVVPEGGNWRSLPAELIPAAMGGAYTSGGGKVGFYRRLSWDRPSPTVTTSPAQKATDMCHPTLHRPISVREAARLQGFPDDWVFCGSVSDQYRQIGNAVPVGLGQAIGTALMETVRGVHVGRRAAVG; from the coding sequence GTGACGTCACATATTTCTCTGTTCTCCGGCGCGGGTGGCCTGGATCTGGGGCTGGAGACCGCCGGCTTCCGCACGCTCGCGGCCGTCGAGATCGACCGGACGGCCCGCGCCACCCTGGCAGCGAACACGGCCGACCGTCCGATCCCGCCCTTCATCGCGGCCGACATCACCACGCTGGACGCGGCCGACCTGCTGGCCGCCACCGGTCTGAACCGCGGCGAGGTCATGCTGGTCAGCGGCGGGCCGCCGTGCCAGCCGTTCTCGACCGCCGGGCGGCGTGAGGCGCTGAACGATCCCCGTGGCAGCCTGTTCCGCGACTTCCTGCGGATGGTGGAGGGCATACAGCCCCGCTTTTTTGTCATGGAGAACGTGCGCGGTCTGCTGTCGGCCACGCTGCGCCACCGCCCGATCTCGGCGCGGGACGGCACGCCACTGACTCCGGACGAGGAGCGCGGCTCGGCCTTCCGGGTCATCCTGGACGAATTCGAACGGATCGGGTACAGCTTCACGTACGGCCTGCTGAACGCCGCCGACCACGGCGTGCCGCAGATGCGGCAGCGCGTGGTCATCCTGGGCAGCCGCGACCACGAGGCGCTGAGTCTGCCGGTGCCGACGCACTCCGAGACCGGAGCTGGTGGCCTGCCCCGCTGGCGCACGCTGCGGGACGCGCTGGCCGGGCTGGACGACCCGGAGCCGCAGTTCCAGCCCTACTCCGAAGCCCGGCTCCAGTATCTGCGCGTGGTACCCGAGGGCGGCAACTGGCGCAGCCTTCCTGCTGAGCTGATTCCCGCCGCGATGGGCGGCGCGTATACGTCGGGCGGCGGCAAGGTCGGCTTCTACCGCCGCCTGAGCTGGGATCGGCCCTCCCCCACCGTCACCACCAGCCCGGCGCAGAAGGCCACGGACATGTGCCACCCCACCCTGCACCGGCCCATCAGCGTCCGCGAGGCCGCGCGGCTCCAGGGCTTCCCGGACGACTGGGTCTTCTGCGGCAGCGTGAGCGACCAGTACCGCCAGATCGGCAACGCCGTGCCAGTGGGCCTGGGGCAGGCAATCGGCACGGCTCTGATGGAGACGGTACGGGGTGTGCACGTGGGCCGCAGGGCGGCGGTGGGCTGA
- a CDS encoding ATP-binding protein yields the protein MPDQPMPDYEKLGAFYLGKVVDPATNQPTDDLLLYDSTDLTTHAVIIGMTGSGKTGLGLDLIEEALMDGVPVLAVDPKGDLGNLLLTFPELAPGDFRPWVDEAEAARAGVSADDLAAQKSELWRRGLADWGQSGERIRALREKADFAVYTPGGSAGLPVSVLKGFDAPPPEIMDDADALRERVQGTVTGLLGLLGIDADPMRSREHVLLSNLLGHAWGQGQSLDMGGLIAGIQAPPFAQVGVMPVDSFYPPKDRFELAMSLNNLLASPGFQAWTQGEPLDVGRFLFTPQGKPRVSVMSIAHLGDAERMFFVSMLLNAVLAWMRTQSGTSSLRALLYMDEIAGYFPPNGNPPSKPPMLTLLKQARAFGLGITLSTQNPVDLDYKGLSNTGTWMIGRLQTENDKARVLEALQGATSGPDALSRDQLDALLSGLGKRVFLMHNVHESRPVLFTTRWTMSYLAGPITGTQIKRLMGERKASAPAVGTATPAVPSASASASGKPVVPPGITEVFVPTSHPDVQYHAQLLAVTQVRYASTKYRLDVAGVLPLVADVTDGPIPVNWDEATELRVDPNALEREGAAGATYSDVPAALLNAKNHAKWAKEAAKYVAGSRPLTLWQEPGSGLISAPGETEGDFRARASLAGREARDAAVQKLRAKYASKVATLQDRLARAQLKVQQQQAQAQQAQLQTAMSVGAGVLGALFGGGRRTTAIRSGVSGVGRSMREGQDVQAAQTEMMQVSQQLQDLQNQVQAEVDALTLTASSDLVKLDVKARSTDVTVPLVALAWLPYTRAANGMLTPAWDGAEG from the coding sequence ATGCCCGATCAACCCATGCCTGATTACGAGAAGCTCGGCGCGTTCTACCTGGGAAAGGTCGTCGATCCGGCCACGAATCAGCCCACGGATGACCTGCTGCTGTACGACAGCACCGACCTGACCACGCACGCCGTGATCATCGGCATGACCGGGAGCGGCAAGACGGGACTGGGCCTGGATCTCATCGAGGAGGCGCTGATGGACGGCGTGCCCGTGCTGGCCGTCGATCCGAAGGGCGACCTGGGAAACCTCCTGCTGACCTTCCCGGAGCTCGCGCCCGGCGACTTCCGCCCGTGGGTCGATGAAGCCGAGGCCGCGCGCGCTGGCGTGTCGGCGGACGACCTCGCGGCGCAGAAGTCGGAGCTGTGGCGCAGGGGACTGGCGGACTGGGGGCAGAGCGGCGAGCGCATCCGGGCGCTGCGGGAGAAGGCGGATTTCGCGGTGTACACGCCGGGCGGCAGCGCGGGCCTGCCGGTCAGCGTTCTCAAGGGCTTCGACGCGCCGCCGCCGGAGATCATGGACGACGCCGACGCCCTGCGCGAGCGCGTGCAGGGCACCGTGACCGGCCTGCTGGGCCTGCTGGGCATCGACGCCGACCCGATGCGCTCGCGGGAACACGTGCTGCTGTCGAACCTGCTGGGCCACGCGTGGGGACAGGGGCAGTCGCTGGACATGGGCGGCCTGATCGCGGGCATCCAGGCCCCGCCGTTCGCGCAGGTGGGCGTGATGCCCGTGGATTCCTTCTACCCGCCCAAAGACCGGTTCGAGCTGGCGATGAGCCTGAACAACCTGCTGGCGTCGCCGGGCTTCCAGGCGTGGACGCAGGGCGAGCCGCTGGACGTGGGCCGCTTCCTGTTCACGCCACAGGGCAAACCGCGCGTGTCGGTCATGAGCATCGCGCACCTCGGCGACGCCGAGCGCATGTTCTTCGTGTCCATGCTCCTGAACGCCGTGCTGGCATGGATGCGCACGCAGTCCGGCACGAGCAGCCTGCGCGCCCTGCTGTACATGGACGAGATCGCCGGGTACTTCCCCCCGAACGGCAACCCGCCGAGCAAGCCGCCCATGCTGACCCTGCTGAAGCAGGCCCGCGCGTTCGGGCTGGGCATCACGCTCTCCACGCAGAACCCCGTGGATCTGGACTACAAGGGCCTGAGCAACACCGGCACGTGGATGATCGGCCGCCTCCAGACCGAGAACGACAAGGCCCGCGTGCTGGAGGCCCTGCAGGGCGCGACCAGCGGCCCGGACGCCCTGAGCCGCGACCAGCTCGACGCCCTGCTCTCGGGCCTGGGCAAGCGCGTGTTCCTGATGCACAACGTCCACGAGTCCCGCCCCGTGCTGTTCACGACAAGGTGGACGATGAGCTACCTCGCCGGGCCGATCACCGGCACGCAGATCAAGCGGCTGATGGGGGAGAGGAAGGCCTCTGCGCCCGCCGTCGGCACCGCGACCCCGGCAGTTCCCAGCGCGTCGGCGTCCGCGTCCGGCAAGCCGGTGGTTCCGCCCGGCATCACCGAGGTCTTCGTGCCCACGTCCCACCCGGACGTGCAGTACCACGCGCAACTCCTGGCGGTCACGCAGGTGCGGTATGCGTCCACCAAGTACCGTCTGGACGTGGCGGGCGTGCTGCCCCTCGTGGCCGACGTGACGGACGGCCCCATTCCCGTGAACTGGGACGAGGCGACCGAGCTGCGCGTCGACCCGAACGCGCTGGAGCGGGAGGGCGCGGCGGGCGCGACGTACTCGGACGTGCCGGCCGCGCTGCTGAACGCGAAGAACCACGCGAAGTGGGCGAAGGAGGCCGCGAAGTACGTGGCGGGCAGCAGGCCCCTCACGCTGTGGCAGGAGCCGGGCAGTGGCCTGATCAGCGCGCCCGGCGAGACCGAGGGCGACTTCCGCGCGCGGGCCAGCCTCGCCGGGCGGGAGGCCCGGGACGCCGCCGTGCAGAAGCTGCGCGCCAAGTACGCCAGCAAGGTCGCCACGCTCCAGGATCGGCTGGCGCGGGCACAGCTGAAGGTGCAGCAGCAGCAGGCGCAGGCGCAGCAGGCCCAGCTCCAGACGGCCATGAGCGTCGGCGCGGGCGTCCTGGGCGCGTTGTTCGGCGGGGGTCGCAGAACCACGGCCATCCGCAGCGGCGTGTCTGGCGTCGGCCGCAGCATGCGCGAGGGCCAGGACGTCCAGGCCGCCCAGACCGAGATGATGCAGGTCTCCCAGCAGCTCCAGGATCTGCAGAATCAGGTGCAGGCCGAGGTGGACGCCCTGACCCTGACTGCCAGCAGCGACCTCGTGAAGCTCGACGTGAAGGCCAGGAGCACCGACGTGACCGTGCCCCTGGTGGCCCTCGCGTGGCTGCCGTACACCCGCGCTGCGAACGGTATGCTCACCCCCGCGTGGGACGGGGCGGAGGGGTAA
- a CDS encoding bleomycin resistance protein, protein MTENVSHVPVTEWAPLVPELMAGDLTHSLDVYTRVFGFTLHYTRPGFAYLSLGRVQWMLEQANPDKAWLTGPLERPCGRGINFQIVHPDLDALHARLLAEGYPLFAPLSTATYMEGDTPHTQRQVLVQDPDGYLLRFTD, encoded by the coding sequence ATGACCGAGAACGTCTCCCACGTGCCCGTGACCGAGTGGGCTCCGCTGGTGCCGGAGCTGATGGCAGGCGACCTGACGCACAGCCTCGACGTGTACACCCGTGTGTTCGGCTTCACGCTGCACTACACGCGGCCCGGTTTCGCGTACCTGAGCCTGGGCCGCGTGCAGTGGATGCTGGAACAGGCGAACCCCGACAAGGCGTGGCTGACGGGGCCGCTGGAGCGCCCCTGCGGGCGCGGCATCAACTTCCAGATCGTGCACCCGGATCTGGACGCCCTGCACGCGCGCCTGCTGGCCGAGGGCTACCCGCTGTTCGCACCGCTGAGCACCGCCACGTACATGGAGGGCGACACCCCGCACACTCAGCGGCAGGTGCTCGTGCAGGATCCGGACGGGTACCTGCTGCGCTTCACGGACTGA
- the hemW gene encoding radical SAM family heme chaperone HemW — protein MSPAPTPDPTVRHLYVHVPFCPSICPYCDFHVLTRRAGLVEAYLAKLDEEAARLADSYDVELDTVYLGGGTPSFLRDSELSALVGSVQRHLGWGRVENTLEVNPGTVSTERAALWRDLGLDRASVGVQSLDDATLKFLGRQHDARQARDAVGTLVGTGFRVSGDLITAVPGQPLDRDIHGLTELGVGHVSAYTLTIEPGTEFARRGVTVEEDDERRGFERTEELLTARGFTRYEISNYALPGQESRHNLAYWHGRTYLGLGPGAAGHYPVQRRARGDSGNGPAARPGEDQTPSGSDGILTTRRTNPHLHEWLAGAAGEDDPIDGHEFVTDALFMGLRLRDGIDLADVTRRSGVDVRARYAAPIDANVTRGLLTLDGDRLRATPEGWWVLNRVVTDFLEEDTADGG, from the coding sequence GTGAGCCCGGCCCCGACTCCTGATCCCACCGTGCGGCACCTGTACGTGCACGTGCCGTTCTGCCCGAGCATCTGCCCGTACTGCGATTTCCACGTGCTGACACGCCGCGCCGGGCTGGTCGAGGCGTACCTGGCGAAGCTGGACGAGGAGGCCGCGCGGCTCGCCGACAGCTACGACGTGGAACTGGACACCGTGTACCTGGGCGGCGGCACGCCCAGCTTCCTGCGCGACTCGGAACTGTCGGCGCTGGTAGGCAGCGTGCAGCGTCACTTGGGCTGGGGCCGCGTGGAGAACACGCTGGAGGTGAACCCCGGCACCGTCAGCACGGAACGCGCGGCGCTGTGGCGTGACCTGGGCCTTGACCGCGCCAGCGTGGGCGTGCAGAGCCTCGACGACGCCACCCTGAAATTCCTGGGCCGCCAGCACGACGCCCGGCAGGCCCGCGACGCCGTGGGCACCCTGGTGGGCACGGGCTTCCGCGTGAGCGGCGACCTGATCACCGCCGTGCCGGGCCAGCCGCTCGACCGCGACATCCACGGCCTGACCGAACTGGGCGTGGGGCACGTGAGCGCGTACACCCTGACCATCGAACCCGGCACGGAGTTCGCGCGGCGCGGCGTGACCGTCGAGGAGGACGACGAGCGGCGCGGCTTCGAACGCACCGAGGAGCTCCTCACCGCGCGCGGCTTCACGCGCTACGAGATCAGCAACTACGCCCTCCCCGGCCAGGAATCCCGGCACAACCTCGCGTACTGGCACGGGCGGACATACCTGGGACTGGGGCCGGGGGCCGCGGGGCACTACCCCGTCCAACGGCGCGCGCGCGGGGACAGCGGCAACGGGCCGGCCGCCCGGCCCGGCGAAGACCAGACGCCGAGCGGGTCAGACGGCATCCTGACCACCCGGCGCACCAACCCGCACCTGCACGAGTGGCTGGCAGGCGCGGCAGGTGAGGACGATCCCATCGACGGGCACGAGTTCGTCACGGACGCGCTGTTCATGGGCCTGCGCCTGCGGGACGGCATCGACCTCGCCGACGTGACCCGGCGCAGCGGCGTGGACGTGCGCGCCCGCTACGCCGCCCCCATCGACGCCAACGTGACCCGCGGCCTCCTGACCCTGGACGGCGACCGCCTGCGCGCCACGCCCGAGGGCTGGTGGGTGCTCAACCGCGTCGTGACGGATTTTCTGGAGGAGGACACGGCGGACGGGGGTTGA
- a CDS encoding cytochrome P450: protein MTLQAPPTDAQAAVHALWHPDSLPDPYPAYERVRALGVGGALDPAFPDWPAVFVTGHAACSAVLRSPGAISGNGIQAQGGASDGVRLLQSMMLFHNGLSHQRLRGLVSAAFTPRVVEEQRELVRSLLGELLDGLATRGGGDVVAELSNPLPARVIMGMLGLRGEDEARFVRWSGSVADLLAGAEGSPELMARIDADAREMRTFFKDLADDLRATPQPGLLSALAAAEDGGERLSGDELLSNAVLLLTAGHETTSNLIPGGLLELSRQPDAWTALVANPRHPNVADELLRVVSPVQFDGRTLGADVPAGDVTLPAGTFAQLMLGAANRDPAVFPDPGRIDWERPNAARHLAFAAGPHYCLGASLARLEIAETFAALATRFPHLTVTNPHPPFKPNPVLRGVQRLDVALE, encoded by the coding sequence ATGACCCTCCAGGCTCCGCCGACCGACGCGCAGGCTGCCGTGCATGCGCTGTGGCATCCGGACTCGCTGCCCGATCCGTACCCGGCGTACGAGCGCGTGCGGGCGCTGGGGGTGGGCGGGGCGCTGGATCCCGCCTTCCCGGACTGGCCGGCGGTGTTCGTGACGGGGCACGCGGCGTGTTCGGCGGTGCTGCGCTCGCCGGGCGCGATCAGCGGGAACGGCATCCAGGCGCAGGGCGGGGCGTCGGACGGGGTACGGCTGCTGCAGTCGATGATGCTGTTCCACAACGGCCTGAGCCACCAGCGGCTGCGGGGACTGGTGAGCGCGGCCTTCACGCCGCGGGTGGTGGAGGAGCAGCGGGAACTCGTGCGCTCGCTGCTGGGGGAACTGCTGGACGGCCTCGCGACGCGCGGGGGTGGGGACGTGGTGGCGGAGCTGTCCAATCCCCTGCCGGCGCGCGTGATCATGGGGATGCTGGGCCTGCGCGGCGAGGACGAGGCGCGGTTCGTGCGCTGGTCGGGCAGTGTGGCCGACCTGCTGGCGGGCGCGGAGGGGTCGCCGGAACTCATGGCCCGCATCGACGCGGACGCCCGCGAGATGCGCACGTTCTTCAAGGATCTCGCGGACGACCTGCGCGCGACCCCGCAGCCTGGCCTCCTCTCGGCCCTGGCCGCGGCCGAGGACGGCGGCGAGCGCCTGAGCGGCGACGAACTGCTGTCGAACGCGGTGCTGCTCCTGACCGCCGGGCACGAGACGACCAGCAACCTCATTCCCGGCGGCCTGCTGGAACTGTCGCGGCAGCCGGACGCGTGGACAGCCCTGGTGGCGAACCCCCGGCACCCGAACGTCGCGGACGAGCTGCTGCGCGTGGTGTCGCCGGTGCAGTTCGACGGGCGGACGCTGGGCGCGGACGTGCCCGCAGGCGACGTGACCCTGCCGGCCGGCACCTTCGCGCAGCTCATGCTGGGCGCGGCCAACCGCGACCCGGCCGTGTTCCCCGACCCCGGCCGCATCGACTGGGAGCGCCCGAACGCGGCGCGGCATCTGGCCTTCGCGGCCGGCCCGCACTACTGCCTGGGCGCGAGCCTCGCCCGGCTGGAGATCGCCGAGACCTTCGCGGCCCTCGCCACGCGCTTCCCCCACCTGACCGTGACCAACCCGCACCCGCCCTTCAAGCCCAACCCCGTGCTGCGCGGCGTTCAGCGGCTGGACGTGGCGCTGGAGTGA
- a CDS encoding alpha/beta hydrolase, which yields MARVHFRISYRPPPPAPGPVFLTGQHRGWSDDPTGWAFDDAGTLDAELPDGQLLMVKVRHVAPDGTVTEEGDAWGGRAPAHTAVVRGDTEVVLDVAGWQDGRQGRERPARSVPPTAEFTLPAPWGEQPVRVWAPAGATGPLPLLVLHDGHNVFDEAPSFAGETWDAGRAAQALADAGHPVRVAALPVGGERSCRYVPFPFELNDFHSGADDYCDWLLGTLRPALAARWGDTTPAQTALAGSSFGGLITLYAGLRDPGAWGTLGVLSPAIWPADFQLLRWMEPRTAPATRMWLDMGDHEGSTVQEAAEIVHLTHNLAARLRPRVQDVHVTIGEGHWHDEAAWRARLPEFLWWWVGVERQNG from the coding sequence ATGGCCCGCGTGCACTTCCGCATTTCCTACCGTCCGCCGCCCCCCGCGCCCGGCCCCGTGTTCCTCACCGGCCAGCACCGCGGCTGGAGCGACGACCCCACCGGCTGGGCCTTCGACGACGCCGGCACCCTGGACGCCGAACTCCCCGACGGCCAGCTCCTGATGGTCAAGGTGCGCCACGTGGCCCCGGACGGCACCGTCACCGAGGAGGGCGACGCGTGGGGCGGCCGCGCCCCCGCCCACACCGCCGTCGTGCGCGGCGACACCGAGGTCGTGCTGGACGTCGCCGGGTGGCAGGACGGGCGACAGGGCCGGGAACGCCCCGCCCGCAGCGTGCCCCCCACGGCCGAGTTCACGCTGCCCGCCCCGTGGGGGGAGCAGCCCGTGCGCGTGTGGGCACCCGCGGGCGCGACCGGCCCCCTGCCGCTGCTGGTGCTGCACGACGGCCACAACGTCTTCGACGAGGCCCCCAGCTTCGCCGGCGAGACCTGGGACGCCGGCCGCGCCGCGCAGGCCCTCGCCGACGCCGGGCACCCCGTCCGGGTCGCCGCGCTGCCCGTGGGGGGCGAGCGCAGCTGCCGCTACGTGCCGTTCCCCTTCGAGCTGAACGACTTCCACAGCGGCGCAGACGACTACTGCGACTGGCTGCTCGGCACCCTGCGCCCCGCGCTCGCCGCCCGCTGGGGCGACACGACCCCCGCGCAGACCGCTTTGGCCGGCTCCTCCTTCGGCGGCCTGATCACCCTGTACGCCGGCCTGCGAGACCCCGGCGCGTGGGGCACCCTGGGCGTCCTGAGCCCCGCCATCTGGCCCGCCGACTTCCAGTTGCTCCGCTGGATGGAACCCCGCACCGCCCCCGCCACCCGCATGTGGCTCGACATGGGCGACCACGAGGGCAGCACCGTGCAGGAGGCTGCCGAGATCGTGCACCTCACCCACAACCTCGCCGCTCGACTGCGCCCCAGGGTGCAGGACGTGCACGTCACCATCGGGGAGGGCCACTGGCACGACGAGGCCGCGTGGCGGGCAAGGTTGCCGGAGTTTCTATGGTGGTGGGTGGGGGTGGAGCGTCAGAACGGCTAA